A section of the Lujinxingia litoralis genome encodes:
- a CDS encoding Smr/MutS family protein: MSNKKRGTSKLGPLAEQLKDLKLDLGGKTRRPEPDTRAPEPAARPEPTPRPSPKPAPELSDEELFEMALDKLDPSRIFQAKYQGEASAELPPDPTRQSGASRSERADTRHDPQAEEEARQQVFEARDAAIFMRAVSGVEMLEPDRKYRPQHGKHREARQVDTEREESLPDNGLITPSLPRDDEGLSFIEPLGRAQRALIKRYQQVAIGQRTGQINLRGDTLDDALRQLELYIHQWWKSDQARFVRVIHGRGIHSEEGPVLKPAVLEWLEGPGLRYVRGYAPERSPEGDYGSLIVELLEAKSVPSSREGRGSKSRGSRKRR; encoded by the coding sequence GTGAGCAACAAAAAGCGCGGCACGTCGAAACTCGGCCCTCTGGCCGAGCAACTCAAAGACCTGAAGTTGGATCTGGGGGGCAAGACACGCCGCCCCGAGCCCGACACCCGCGCCCCAGAACCGGCCGCGCGGCCGGAGCCCACGCCCCGGCCTTCCCCAAAGCCGGCGCCCGAGCTCAGCGACGAAGAGCTCTTCGAGATGGCGCTCGATAAGCTCGACCCCTCCCGCATCTTTCAGGCCAAGTACCAGGGGGAGGCCTCGGCCGAGCTGCCGCCGGACCCCACACGCCAGTCCGGCGCCTCGCGCTCCGAGCGCGCCGACACTCGCCACGATCCGCAGGCCGAGGAAGAAGCGCGCCAGCAGGTCTTTGAGGCCCGCGACGCCGCGATCTTCATGCGCGCGGTCAGCGGCGTCGAGATGCTCGAGCCCGATCGCAAGTACCGTCCTCAACACGGCAAACATCGCGAAGCCCGCCAGGTGGACACCGAGCGCGAGGAGTCGCTGCCCGACAACGGGTTGATCACCCCCTCGCTGCCCCGGGATGACGAGGGTTTGAGCTTCATCGAGCCCCTGGGCCGCGCCCAGCGCGCGCTGATCAAGCGCTACCAGCAGGTGGCCATCGGGCAACGCACCGGCCAGATCAACCTGCGCGGTGACACCCTGGACGACGCCCTGCGCCAGCTGGAGCTCTACATCCATCAATGGTGGAAGAGCGACCAGGCGCGCTTTGTGCGGGTGATTCACGGCCGCGGCATTCACTCCGAAGAGGGGCCGGTGCTCAAACCGGCGGTGCTGGAGTGGCTGGAAGGCCCGGGACTGCGCTACGTGCGCGGCTACGCCCCGGAGCGCTCGCCGGAGGGCGACTACGGCAGCCTGATCGTGGAGCTCCTGGAGGCGAAATCCGTACCCTCTTCACGAGAAGGCCGGGGCTCGAAGTCCCGGGGCTCGCGCAAGAGGCGCTGA
- the clpP gene encoding ATP-dependent Clp endopeptidase proteolytic subunit ClpP: protein MGFIPYVVEQTHRGERGWDIYSRLLKDRIVFLGTPVTDEVANAIVAQLLFLESDDPDKDISLYINSPGGSVTAGLSIYDTMRYIRPQVSTICMGQAASMGALLLTAGEKGKRFALPNSRILIHQPLMRGGIGGQATDIEIQAREILRLRERLNEILVEQTGQSMERIQKDTDRDYYMSATEAMEYGLIDKVVTPRAPGEKSES from the coding sequence ATGGGTTTTATCCCCTACGTCGTCGAGCAGACTCACCGCGGCGAGCGCGGCTGGGATATTTATAGCCGCCTGCTCAAGGATCGCATTGTGTTTCTGGGCACGCCGGTCACCGATGAGGTGGCCAACGCCATTGTCGCCCAGCTCCTCTTTCTGGAGAGTGACGATCCCGACAAAGACATCAGCCTCTACATCAACTCTCCCGGGGGCAGCGTGACCGCCGGGCTCTCGATCTACGACACGATGCGCTACATCCGCCCCCAGGTCTCCACGATCTGCATGGGGCAGGCCGCCTCCATGGGCGCGCTGCTGCTGACGGCTGGCGAGAAAGGCAAGCGCTTCGCGCTGCCCAACTCCCGGATCCTGATCCACCAGCCGCTGATGCGCGGCGGCATCGGCGGACAGGCCACCGACATTGAGATTCAGGCCCGCGAGATCCTGCGCCTGCGCGAGCGCCTCAACGAGATCCTGGTCGAGCAGACCGGGCAGTCGATGGAGCGCATCCAGAAGGACACCGATCGCGACTACTACATGAGCGCCACCGAGGCGATGGAGTACGGGCTGATCGACAAGGTGGTCACGCCGCGGGCACCTGGCGAGAAGAGCGAGAGCTGA
- a CDS encoding DEAD/DEAH box helicase produces MSGASSAAGQSELRQLLSSWRAGRDVGKHFTALKHLPAQQAEYAPLPEGLDPRVGQLLRARGFQSLYSHQARAVEAALGGRHTVVVTPTASGKSLCYNLPVIDSLYRGHSALFLFPTKALSQDQSAELNQLLQLAPQRDPTWEAQVYDGDTAPDVRRRVRRNGRLVLTNPDMLHAAILPHHDKWARFFKGLKYIVVDELHTYRGVFGSHVANVLWRLRRICRHYGTDPVFLATSATIANPRELARELVGGEVELVDRSGAPRAERYVCFVNPPIVDAEKMRRQSPLRVAQRVAAQTLKRDCPTIVFARSRQSVEVMVNRLKRRLATDRDRPGLADRVASYRGGYLPELRRSIERGLRQGHVRGVVTTNALELGVDIGSLDVCVLAGYPGTIASTWQQIGRAGRSGGVSVAMVIAGDNPIDQFIIQNPDYFFGQSPEAARVDPRNLLIAVEHLKCACYELEWRAGESYGGLDPSETEEALEFMARTMGVIQRTGERWTWTSRTYPANQVSLRSTAEENFVVVDLGSRERNVLAEVDFESAHLTLYPNAVYQISGEPYRVVRLDYDERRAYVERSDDGYYTTAMHYAATHVLDVFKERQASRTSLGFGEVRVTQRFVGFKKIKFGTGENIGYGELNLPELDLHTMAYWLQLKADDFHDLGLGALAADQWVRLVEGAGEVLRTTASLKMMCDWRDLELCIGSVANDQWWSQGIGGTTVRDASGQEQDWEAGQIAPSLYEPHIYLYDRYPGGVGLGEGLYDEHERFMAMARDLVQRCPCQAGCPSCVGPPGEQGAPIKDAVARVLDALSKRA; encoded by the coding sequence GTGAGTGGAGCGAGCTCAGCCGCGGGGCAGTCGGAGTTGCGCCAGCTCCTCTCGAGCTGGCGCGCCGGCCGCGATGTGGGCAAACATTTTACCGCGCTCAAGCACCTGCCCGCGCAGCAGGCCGAGTACGCCCCGCTGCCCGAAGGGCTGGACCCGCGGGTGGGGCAGCTTCTGCGGGCCCGTGGTTTTCAGAGCCTCTACAGCCACCAGGCCCGGGCGGTGGAGGCCGCGCTGGGGGGGCGTCACACGGTGGTGGTGACTCCCACGGCCAGCGGGAAGAGCCTCTGCTACAACCTCCCGGTGATCGACAGCCTGTATCGCGGTCATAGCGCGCTGTTTCTCTTTCCGACCAAGGCGTTGAGTCAGGATCAGAGCGCGGAGCTGAATCAGCTCCTGCAGCTGGCGCCGCAGCGCGATCCGACCTGGGAGGCGCAGGTCTACGACGGAGATACCGCCCCGGATGTGCGCCGCCGGGTGCGGCGCAACGGTCGCCTGGTGCTGACCAACCCCGATATGCTGCACGCGGCGATTTTGCCGCATCACGATAAGTGGGCTCGTTTCTTTAAGGGGCTTAAGTACATCGTGGTCGATGAGCTGCATACCTACCGCGGGGTATTTGGCAGCCACGTGGCCAACGTGCTCTGGCGCCTGCGCCGGATCTGCCGCCATTACGGCACCGACCCGGTCTTTCTGGCCACCAGCGCGACCATCGCGAACCCCCGAGAACTCGCCCGAGAGCTGGTCGGTGGCGAGGTGGAGCTGGTCGATCGGAGCGGGGCGCCCCGGGCGGAGCGTTACGTGTGTTTTGTGAATCCGCCGATAGTCGACGCCGAGAAGATGCGCCGGCAGAGTCCGCTGCGGGTGGCTCAGCGGGTGGCCGCGCAGACCCTGAAGCGCGATTGCCCCACTATCGTTTTTGCCCGCAGCCGCCAGTCGGTCGAGGTGATGGTCAACCGTCTTAAGCGTCGACTCGCCACCGATCGCGATCGTCCAGGGCTGGCCGATCGCGTGGCGAGTTACCGCGGGGGCTACCTCCCGGAGCTTCGACGTTCGATTGAGCGCGGGCTGCGTCAGGGCCATGTGCGCGGGGTGGTGACCACCAACGCGCTGGAGCTGGGGGTGGACATCGGCAGCCTGGATGTCTGCGTGCTGGCCGGTTACCCGGGCACCATCGCCTCGACCTGGCAGCAGATCGGGCGCGCCGGGCGCAGCGGGGGCGTCTCGGTGGCCATGGTGATCGCCGGCGACAACCCCATCGACCAGTTCATTATTCAGAACCCCGATTACTTCTTCGGCCAGTCGCCGGAAGCCGCCCGGGTGGATCCGCGCAACCTGCTCATCGCGGTCGAACACCTCAAATGCGCCTGCTACGAGCTGGAATGGCGCGCTGGCGAGTCCTACGGGGGGCTGGACCCCTCGGAGACCGAAGAGGCGCTGGAGTTTATGGCCCGGACCATGGGGGTGATTCAGCGCACTGGCGAGCGTTGGACCTGGACCTCCCGCACCTATCCGGCCAATCAGGTCAGTTTGCGCAGCACCGCCGAGGAGAACTTCGTGGTCGTCGACCTGGGCTCCCGCGAGCGTAATGTGCTGGCCGAGGTCGACTTTGAGAGCGCCCACCTGACGCTCTATCCCAACGCCGTCTACCAGATCTCCGGGGAGCCCTACCGGGTGGTGCGTCTGGACTACGATGAGCGCCGCGCCTACGTCGAGCGCAGCGACGATGGCTACTACACCACGGCCATGCACTACGCGGCCACGCACGTGCTCGACGTCTTTAAAGAACGCCAGGCGTCGCGCACCTCCCTCGGTTTTGGGGAGGTCCGGGTCACGCAGCGCTTCGTGGGTTTTAAGAAGATCAAGTTCGGTACCGGCGAAAATATCGGTTACGGGGAGCTCAATCTCCCCGAGCTCGATCTGCACACCATGGCTTACTGGCTGCAGCTCAAAGCCGATGATTTTCACGACCTGGGGCTGGGAGCGCTGGCCGCCGATCAGTGGGTCCGCCTGGTGGAAGGCGCCGGCGAGGTGCTCCGGACCACGGCCAGCCTCAAGATGATGTGTGACTGGCGCGATCTGGAGCTGTGCATCGGCTCGGTGGCCAATGATCAGTGGTGGTCGCAGGGGATCGGGGGCACCACCGTGCGCGACGCCTCGGGTCAGGAGCAGGACTGGGAGGCCGGCCAGATCGCCCCCTCACTCTATGAGCCCCACATCTACCTCTACGATCGCTACCCGGGGGGCGTGGGTCTTGGTGAGGGGCTCTACGATGAGCATGAGCGCTTCATGGCCATGGCCCGAGACCTGGTTCAGCGCTGCCCCTGTCAGGCCGGCTGCCCCTCTTGCGTGGGACCACCGGGGGAGCAGGGCGCGCCCATCAAAGATGCCGTCGCCCGGGTGCTCGACGCGCTCAGCAAGAGGGCTTGA
- the mog gene encoding molybdopterin adenylyltransferase, producing the protein MEAILRVGVVTVSDRASRGDYDDISGPAIEAWLTRALTSPFEVATRLVPDEFERIGEAIVELCDERGCQLVLTTGGTGPAVRDVTPEATLAVADREMPGFGERMRQISLKYVPTAILSRQVGALRGRSLIVNLPGSPRSIAEILDELFEAIPYCIELMDGPIVETDPEVVVAFRPKKKKG; encoded by the coding sequence ATGGAAGCGATCCTCAGGGTCGGGGTGGTCACGGTGAGCGACCGGGCCAGCCGCGGCGACTACGACGACATCAGCGGGCCGGCCATTGAGGCCTGGCTCACGAGAGCGCTGACCTCCCCTTTTGAGGTCGCCACGCGCCTGGTTCCCGATGAGTTTGAGCGCATCGGGGAGGCCATCGTTGAGCTCTGCGATGAGCGGGGCTGCCAGCTGGTCTTGACCACCGGGGGCACCGGGCCCGCGGTGCGTGACGTGACGCCGGAGGCCACCCTGGCGGTAGCCGACCGGGAGATGCCGGGCTTTGGCGAGCGTATGCGCCAGATCAGCCTGAAGTACGTGCCCACCGCGATCCTCTCCCGTCAGGTCGGAGCGCTGCGCGGTCGTTCGTTGATTGTGAATCTCCCCGGGAGTCCGCGCTCCATCGCCGAGATTCTCGACGAGCTCTTTGAAGCCATCCCCTACTGCATTGAGCTGATGGACGGTCCCATCGTGGAGACCGACCCGGAGGTTGTGGTGGCGTTTCGTCCCAAAAAGAAGAAGGGGTAA
- a CDS encoding caib/baif family protein codes for MNDTIPLGRREFEKALNDLLRAYQSTEEGQASYHSDDSVRCHHCMFTTGSTDCSFCTYCRDCQNCTYCTQCNECEHCHQSSYCVRSKRCASSSYLILSQDCTDCVFCFGCVGLVKKEFHILNQKFPRDRYFKLVKELKAALQIP; via the coding sequence ATGAACGATACGATCCCGCTGGGCCGACGTGAGTTTGAGAAGGCCCTCAACGATCTGTTACGCGCGTATCAGAGCACTGAGGAGGGGCAGGCCTCCTACCATTCCGACGATAGCGTGCGTTGCCACCACTGCATGTTCACCACCGGAAGCACCGACTGCTCGTTCTGCACCTACTGCCGGGATTGTCAGAACTGCACCTACTGCACCCAGTGCAACGAGTGCGAGCATTGCCATCAGTCGAGCTACTGCGTGCGCTCAAAGCGCTGTGCCAGCAGCTCCTACTTGATCTTGAGTCAGGATTGCACCGACTGTGTGTTCTGTTTTGGCTGTGTGGGGCTGGTCAAAAAAGAGTTTCATATTCTCAACCAGAAGTTCCCGCGCGACCGCTACTTCAAGCTGGTCAAGGAGCTCAAGGCGGCGCTTCAGATTCCCTGA
- a CDS encoding lamin tail domain-containing protein, with translation MMLRRNTLAMLAALSLAAGAAACGGTDDPSNPDVGEDAGPDVELDGDVIPDADEDTGPDADVDLGPPTMPESAGQVLITEVMKQPTETSAVEGQWIELFNTTDSDLALEGCELESSELDEPVAIAGELTIDAQGYLTVARSANAGFDADLVLDGLVLAEGAGAVALMCDGVTIARVDYDAGETYPSQAGASLSRDPAFDGSSGDDASYWCAATAAYNGADLGTPGAANPSCDGGSGDTGSAQIADLLANGPGDDGKMIEGVTVTYVRPLVGDESAGFFVQASAGGPALFVAVAEGEAMPVEVNDVVDFRVLTVDSFGSSTWADSFDSLNVNAGAGNREALITDLTGAADLITDLDSYAHRLVSAELTITGELETFAGAGHQAYSVSNGAVGGDDDVKLRMPTELRESLGLAVGCDVDVTATPLWRFDATAQFMAYNSSELSVENCPALSVVSATATSTTTVQLVLSRALGPINSDGSEFTIAGLAVTAAEANGPMVTLTTAEQTSMADYTVELADTLTDIFGDTIPADASASFTGFSSLSVVFSEIMTRFTGGGGDPGEYIELFNSGASAFDLSGCLLTRDAATNNEMVLADGLEIPAGGYVLFVSSDTIPELTSAQTLELPLGNSGGTYALSCAGQELDRLTVTSSTVALGISYQKDVTKLGTPNPDGAAPSDSWCLTPEDAANQFATFETELKYGTPGTANLACP, from the coding sequence ATGATGTTGAGGCGCAACACTCTAGCGATGCTCGCGGCGCTCTCGCTTGCGGCCGGTGCCGCAGCCTGTGGCGGCACTGACGATCCCTCTAACCCTGATGTCGGGGAGGACGCAGGTCCCGACGTTGAACTCGACGGCGATGTGATCCCCGATGCGGACGAGGACACGGGGCCCGATGCCGACGTGGACCTGGGTCCTCCGACCATGCCCGAGAGTGCGGGCCAGGTCTTGATCACCGAAGTGATGAAGCAGCCCACCGAGACCAGCGCGGTCGAGGGGCAGTGGATCGAGCTCTTCAACACCACCGATAGCGATCTGGCGCTGGAGGGCTGCGAGCTGGAGAGCTCGGAGCTCGATGAGCCGGTGGCCATCGCGGGCGAGCTGACCATCGATGCGCAGGGGTATCTGACGGTGGCGCGCAGCGCCAACGCCGGCTTTGATGCCGACCTGGTGCTCGATGGGCTGGTACTGGCCGAAGGGGCGGGCGCCGTGGCGCTGATGTGCGATGGCGTGACCATTGCCCGGGTCGATTACGACGCCGGTGAGACCTACCCGAGCCAGGCCGGGGCCAGCCTCAGCCGTGATCCGGCGTTCGATGGCTCCAGTGGCGATGACGCCAGCTACTGGTGTGCGGCGACCGCCGCCTACAACGGCGCCGACCTGGGCACCCCGGGCGCGGCCAACCCCTCTTGCGATGGCGGCAGCGGGGACACCGGTAGCGCTCAGATCGCCGACCTGCTGGCCAACGGCCCGGGCGATGACGGCAAGATGATCGAAGGTGTCACCGTCACCTACGTGCGGCCCCTGGTGGGAGATGAATCGGCCGGCTTCTTCGTGCAGGCCAGCGCCGGTGGTCCCGCGCTCTTTGTGGCCGTGGCCGAGGGCGAGGCGATGCCGGTGGAAGTCAACGACGTGGTCGACTTCCGCGTGCTCACGGTTGATAGCTTCGGAAGCTCCACCTGGGCGGATTCCTTTGATTCGCTGAATGTGAACGCCGGCGCGGGGAACCGCGAAGCGCTCATCACCGATCTGACCGGTGCCGCCGATCTGATCACCGACCTCGACAGCTACGCCCACCGCCTGGTCAGCGCCGAGCTGACCATCACCGGCGAGCTCGAGACCTTTGCCGGCGCCGGCCACCAGGCCTACAGCGTGTCCAACGGCGCGGTCGGAGGCGATGACGACGTGAAGCTGCGCATGCCCACCGAGCTGCGGGAGTCCCTGGGGCTGGCGGTTGGCTGCGACGTCGATGTGACGGCCACTCCGCTGTGGCGTTTCGACGCGACCGCTCAGTTCATGGCCTACAACTCGTCGGAACTCAGCGTGGAGAACTGCCCGGCGCTCAGCGTGGTCAGCGCCACGGCGACCAGCACCACCACCGTGCAGCTCGTGCTGAGCCGCGCGCTCGGCCCGATCAACTCGGACGGCTCCGAGTTCACCATCGCCGGCCTGGCGGTCACGGCGGCCGAAGCCAATGGCCCCATGGTCACCCTGACCACCGCCGAGCAGACCTCGATGGCGGATTACACCGTGGAGCTCGCCGACACCCTGACTGACATCTTCGGCGACACGATCCCGGCCGACGCCAGCGCCTCGTTTACCGGCTTCTCCTCACTCAGCGTGGTCTTCAGCGAAATCATGACCCGGTTTACGGGGGGGGGCGGCGATCCGGGAGAGTACATTGAGCTCTTTAACTCCGGCGCTTCGGCCTTTGACCTGAGCGGTTGCCTGCTCACGCGCGACGCCGCCACAAACAATGAGATGGTGCTCGCCGACGGGCTGGAGATTCCGGCCGGTGGCTACGTGCTCTTTGTCAGCAGCGACACGATCCCGGAGCTGACGTCCGCTCAGACGCTGGAGCTTCCGCTCGGAAACAGTGGCGGAACCTACGCGCTCTCCTGCGCGGGCCAGGAGCTCGACCGGCTCACCGTGACGTCCAGTACGGTTGCCCTGGGCATCTCCTATCAGAAAGACGTCACCAAGCTGGGAACCCCTAACCCGGATGGCGCCGCGCCTTCGGATAGCTGGTGCCTGACGCCGGAAGATGCGGCTAACCAGTTCGCGACCTTCGAGACGGAGCTGAAGTACGGCACTCCGGGCACGGCCAACCTCGCCTGCCCCTGA
- a CDS encoding DNA gyrase/topoisomerase IV subunit A, whose amino-acid sequence MPTQPIDVALHKTTQERYLNYAMSVITSRALPDVRDGLKPVQRRILYAMYTNLRLTHDARFRKSAAIVGEVMGKYHPHGDQSIYDAMVRMAQNFSLRYPLVDGHGNFGSVDGDSAAAMRYTEARMMPLASELLDEIKKQTVPYRPNYDGTVQEPVVLPAQVPNLLINGATGIAVGMATNIPPHHLGEVVDALIALIDSPSLTIDDIVGEIIQGPDFPTGGVLLNSREELREIYHQGSGTLVTRAQWEVERDGARRFIVVTAIPYYVNKATLIEKIAEHIIQGKLPQVVDVRDESTADVRVVLELKRGASADVAMAYLFKHTPLEDRFHVNLTCLVPSENPDVAQPAKVDLKMMLRYFLDFRMEVVTRRIEHELAQLLRRIHILEGFEAIFGDLDEAIRIIRASEGKADAAKKLMAYFGIDAEQTEAILETKLYRLAKLEIELIRAELAEKRAEAARLQGLLGSEARRWDLIRRELVAIRGAYGDARRTLVDAPVKELEYSEEAYIIAERCWMMVSRQGRIKRQKSYTDLSTIRVREGDEMGWVLPGSTRDAVIFFTNMGRGYTMRIDDVPSTTGYGDPVQASFDFADGERVVGVVTTDARVLRKMTPDQPSLVGGGEENDEDDVQLVGIARSGQAVRFSLESYTEPSTVKGRLFMRLGRGDEVVNVENCDGSELVALASRDGRALMFPVREISHVKGPAKGVRAITLEGKDQVLDFTLCRERLDGLEVETNRGAREIIRATKAQYAPSSRGNKGKLVIQRGHLIRAHRPPVEIIPGDEDEAGEEE is encoded by the coding sequence ATGCCGACCCAGCCGATCGATGTGGCGCTGCACAAGACAACTCAAGAGCGTTATCTGAACTACGCCATGAGCGTGATCACCAGCCGCGCGCTCCCGGATGTGCGCGACGGCTTGAAGCCGGTGCAGCGACGCATTCTCTACGCCATGTACACCAACCTGCGCCTGACCCATGACGCCCGCTTCCGCAAGAGCGCGGCCATCGTGGGGGAGGTGATGGGGAAGTATCACCCCCACGGTGACCAGTCGATTTACGACGCGATGGTGCGCATGGCGCAGAATTTCTCGCTGCGCTACCCCCTGGTGGACGGTCACGGCAACTTCGGCTCGGTCGACGGCGATAGCGCCGCGGCCATGCGTTACACCGAAGCCCGCATGATGCCCCTGGCCTCGGAGCTGCTCGACGAGATTAAGAAGCAGACCGTGCCCTACCGGCCCAACTACGACGGCACGGTGCAGGAGCCGGTGGTGCTGCCGGCCCAGGTGCCCAACCTGCTGATCAACGGGGCCACCGGCATCGCCGTGGGGATGGCGACCAACATCCCGCCCCATCACCTGGGAGAGGTGGTCGACGCGCTGATCGCCCTGATCGACTCGCCATCGCTGACCATCGACGACATCGTCGGTGAGATCATCCAGGGGCCGGATTTCCCCACTGGCGGGGTGCTCCTCAATTCGCGGGAGGAGCTGCGCGAGATCTACCACCAGGGCAGCGGCACGCTGGTCACCCGCGCCCAGTGGGAAGTGGAGCGCGACGGGGCTCGCCGCTTCATTGTGGTCACCGCGATCCCCTACTACGTCAACAAGGCGACGCTCATCGAGAAGATCGCCGAGCATATTATCCAGGGTAAACTCCCGCAGGTCGTTGACGTGCGCGACGAGTCGACCGCCGATGTGCGCGTGGTCCTGGAGCTTAAGCGGGGCGCCAGCGCCGATGTGGCCATGGCCTACCTCTTTAAGCACACCCCGCTGGAGGACCGTTTTCACGTCAACCTGACCTGCCTGGTGCCCTCGGAGAACCCGGATGTGGCCCAGCCGGCGAAGGTCGATCTGAAGATGATGCTGCGCTACTTCCTGGATTTCCGCATGGAGGTGGTGACCCGACGCATCGAGCATGAGCTCGCGCAGCTCCTGCGTCGCATCCACATTCTGGAAGGGTTTGAGGCGATCTTCGGGGATCTGGACGAGGCCATCCGGATCATTCGCGCTTCGGAGGGCAAGGCCGACGCCGCCAAGAAGCTGATGGCCTACTTCGGTATCGACGCCGAGCAGACCGAGGCGATTCTGGAGACCAAGCTCTACCGGCTGGCCAAGCTGGAGATTGAGCTTATCCGTGCCGAGCTCGCCGAGAAGCGCGCGGAGGCCGCGCGCCTGCAGGGGTTGCTCGGCAGCGAAGCGCGGCGCTGGGACCTGATCCGGCGCGAGCTGGTGGCGATTCGGGGCGCCTACGGCGATGCCCGGCGCACGCTGGTCGACGCTCCGGTCAAGGAGCTGGAGTACTCGGAGGAGGCCTACATCATCGCCGAGCGCTGCTGGATGATGGTCTCGCGTCAGGGGCGCATCAAACGCCAGAAGTCCTACACCGATCTCTCGACGATTCGGGTGCGGGAGGGCGATGAGATGGGCTGGGTGCTTCCGGGAAGCACGCGCGACGCGGTGATCTTTTTCACCAACATGGGGCGCGGCTACACCATGCGCATCGACGATGTCCCCTCGACCACCGGTTACGGGGACCCGGTACAGGCGAGCTTCGATTTTGCCGATGGCGAGCGCGTGGTGGGGGTGGTGACCACCGATGCACGGGTGCTGCGCAAGATGACCCCGGATCAGCCCTCGCTGGTCGGGGGTGGGGAAGAGAACGACGAGGACGACGTGCAGCTGGTGGGGATCGCCCGCAGCGGTCAGGCCGTGCGTTTCTCGCTGGAGAGCTACACCGAGCCGTCCACGGTCAAAGGGCGCCTCTTTATGCGTCTGGGGCGAGGCGACGAGGTGGTCAACGTCGAGAACTGCGATGGATCGGAGCTGGTGGCGCTGGCCAGCCGCGATGGGCGGGCGCTGATGTTCCCGGTCCGCGAGATCTCGCATGTGAAGGGGCCGGCCAAGGGCGTGCGCGCCATCACGCTGGAGGGCAAAGACCAGGTGCTCGACTTCACCCTGTGCCGGGAGCGCCTGGACGGGCTGGAGGTGGAGACCAACCGGGGCGCCCGCGAGATCATTCGGGCGACCAAGGCGCAGTACGCGCCGAGCTCTCGGGGCAATAAGGGTAAGCTGGTGATTCAGCGCGGGCACCTGATCCGCGCGCATCGCCCGCCGGTGGAGATCATCCCCGGCGACGAGGATGAGGCCGGCGAGGAGGAGTGA